One genomic window of Paenisporosarcina antarctica includes the following:
- a CDS encoding trans-sulfuration enzyme family protein → MTKKFETKVLHSVKKQKGQIKSKVSPIYQTSAFAFDDLDELEGFYQGEGNYLYSRVSNPNTDELASAVAALEGAPAGVASSSGMSAILAGILCVAKTGDHVLAADDLYGGSYHLLKEELNDLGISTTFVSFSNPQEMENAIQENTKLLYTESVTNPLLRVEDLDGIVKFAKNHNLYTLVDNTFATPYHCKPYTLGVDLVVHSATKYIGGHSDITAGVLVGKENLIAKAKSKVVNFGANVSPFEAWLTSRGLKTLALRMKAQSFNAKGLAEALSLNKHVEKVYYPFEQASEGFGAMVSIVLHKNIDVNQFFKALSWVKIVPTLAGVETTVSHPLTTSHRALPQEVCESLGITKQLVRISVGIEHLDDITDEFESAIEQAKL, encoded by the coding sequence ATGACAAAAAAATTCGAAACTAAAGTATTACATAGTGTAAAGAAACAAAAAGGTCAAATAAAAAGTAAGGTATCACCTATTTATCAAACTTCCGCATTTGCTTTTGATGACTTGGATGAACTAGAAGGGTTTTACCAAGGAGAAGGGAATTATCTGTATTCACGAGTAAGTAATCCAAACACCGATGAATTAGCATCGGCGGTTGCCGCTCTTGAAGGTGCACCTGCAGGAGTGGCTTCCTCGTCAGGAATGTCTGCTATTCTAGCAGGAATCCTTTGTGTGGCCAAAACTGGTGACCATGTCTTGGCAGCGGACGATTTATATGGGGGAAGCTATCATCTTCTAAAAGAAGAACTGAACGATCTTGGAATTTCGACTACGTTTGTATCTTTTTCGAATCCTCAAGAAATGGAGAACGCGATTCAAGAGAACACAAAGCTTCTATATACAGAGTCGGTTACAAATCCACTGCTTAGAGTTGAAGATCTTGATGGAATTGTCAAATTCGCAAAAAATCATAATCTCTACACACTAGTTGACAATACGTTTGCTACGCCTTATCATTGCAAACCATATACGCTAGGCGTTGACTTAGTCGTTCATAGTGCAACCAAATACATTGGCGGGCATAGCGATATTACGGCAGGGGTCCTTGTCGGAAAAGAAAACTTAATAGCGAAGGCTAAGTCTAAAGTTGTTAATTTTGGAGCGAATGTAAGTCCATTTGAAGCGTGGCTAACAAGCCGTGGGTTAAAAACACTTGCATTAAGAATGAAGGCACAATCTTTCAATGCAAAGGGATTGGCAGAAGCACTTAGTTTGAATAAACATGTAGAAAAAGTTTATTACCCATTTGAACAGGCATCTGAAGGTTTCGGAGCAATGGTTTCCATAGTACTGCATAAAAATATAGACGTTAATCAGTTTTTCAAAGCTCTATCATGGGTGAAAATTGTTCCAACATTAGCCGGAGTAGAAACGACGGTTTCACATCCACTGACAACATCTCATCGCGCTTTACCTCAAGAAGTGTGCGAGTCCCTTGGGATAACCAAACAACTTGTTCGTATATCGGTAGGAATCGAACATTTA
- a CDS encoding ABC transporter ATP-binding protein has product MTKSFDNNKVLEDLSFQVHEGEFVSIVGPSGSGKSTLFHLIGGLYTPDSGEIQMDGKRINGQRGSISYTPQSPSLLPWRTVLDNVLLGGEIIGKKSEIEALQMIERAGLKGYEQAYPNELSGGMKQRVSFIRSLLSPQSLICLDEPFSALDEFTRLEMQNWLLSIWEQDKRSILLVTHNIEEALYLSDRIIVLSDKPAKIKKEFTIPFPRPRLESIVLSEEFLQWKKKIYNEIRSY; this is encoded by the coding sequence ATGACGAAATCCTTCGACAACAATAAGGTACTAGAAGATTTATCTTTTCAAGTACATGAAGGAGAATTCGTTTCAATAGTAGGGCCTTCAGGAAGTGGAAAGAGCACGCTATTTCATCTAATTGGTGGACTCTACACCCCTGACTCCGGAGAGATCCAGATGGATGGAAAACGAATAAATGGTCAAAGAGGATCAATCAGCTATACACCACAATCCCCTTCACTATTACCCTGGCGGACAGTACTTGACAATGTACTGCTAGGTGGAGAAATTATCGGTAAAAAAAGTGAAATTGAAGCATTACAGATGATTGAAAGAGCTGGTTTAAAAGGCTATGAACAGGCTTATCCCAATGAATTATCTGGGGGTATGAAACAAAGAGTGTCTTTTATTCGCAGTCTATTGAGTCCACAATCACTCATTTGTTTAGACGAACCATTCTCTGCTCTTGATGAATTTACTCGCTTGGAGATGCAAAATTGGTTACTTTCCATCTGGGAACAAGACAAACGCTCCATTTTGCTAGTCACACATAATATAGAAGAAGCTCTGTATTTATCAGATCGGATCATTGTCTTATCTGATAAGCCGGCGAAAATTAAAAAAGAGTTTACCATTCCTTTTCCCAGACCTAGACTTGAATCCATTGTCCTGAGTGAAGAATTTTTACAATGGAAAAAGAAAATCTATAATGAAATACGAAGTTACTGA
- a CDS encoding ABC transporter permease, which yields MKILYRGWRPVLVLILLFSLWQLSTWFLEIPKWLLPAPSQIWAEAITGWSTYSHHLISTIRLSFMGLLIGSSVGLLVAVSLHRLPKLREAFYPLIILSQNIPIIVLAPLLVIWFGFGLLPKIIIITLVCFFPITIAAMGGFRQTSAELMHYMKMAGASNKQIFWKVEWPYALPSIFSGLKIAATYSVMGAVISEWLGAKEGIGVYMTLASSSFRTERVFVAIFLIMILSLTFFAIISSLEKKMVKGKPKEEGTSGY from the coding sequence ATGAAAATTTTATATAGAGGATGGAGACCAGTATTGGTCCTCATCCTCTTATTTTCACTATGGCAACTATCCACTTGGTTTCTCGAAATCCCAAAATGGCTTCTGCCAGCTCCATCGCAAATATGGGCTGAGGCAATAACTGGCTGGTCAACTTACAGTCACCATTTAATTTCAACTATTCGACTGTCATTTATGGGTTTACTAATAGGTAGCTCTGTTGGCCTGCTAGTTGCGGTTAGTTTGCATCGTTTACCAAAACTTAGAGAGGCATTTTATCCACTTATCATATTGTCACAAAACATTCCCATCATCGTATTGGCCCCATTGTTAGTCATCTGGTTTGGATTTGGTCTTCTACCTAAAATTATTATCATTACGTTAGTTTGTTTTTTCCCCATCACCATTGCCGCGATGGGTGGATTTCGACAAACGAGCGCTGAACTTATGCATTATATGAAAATGGCAGGGGCATCAAACAAACAAATTTTTTGGAAAGTAGAGTGGCCATATGCATTGCCTTCGATATTTTCTGGTCTAAAAATTGCAGCAACCTATAGTGTAATGGGAGCGGTTATCTCAGAATGGCTTGGCGCAAAAGAAGGGATCGGGGTCTATATGACTCTAGCGTCCTCCTCATTTCGAACAGAACGTGTCTTTGTGGCAATCTTTCTCATTATGATTTTAAGCTTAACCTTCTTCGCCATTATTTCTTCATTAGAGAAGAAGATGGTGAAAGGGAAGCCTAAGGAGGAGGGTACTAGTGGGTATTAA
- a CDS encoding thiamine-binding protein gives MINSLVSIQIIPKTRNGEDSIPFIEEAIAIIQESGIRYEVHPLETTMEGNLTEIFSVIEKMNQKMIDSGCVNVISQVKILYQPSGVSMDKLTEKYRS, from the coding sequence ATGATCAACTCTTTAGTTAGCATTCAAATTATACCAAAAACAAGAAATGGGGAAGATTCAATCCCGTTTATAGAAGAAGCAATTGCCATCATTCAGGAGTCTGGAATACGGTATGAAGTCCATCCTCTCGAAACAACCATGGAGGGGAATTTGACGGAAATTTTCTCCGTGATCGAGAAGATGAATCAAAAAATGATAGATTCTGGCTGTGTGAATGTCATTTCTCAAGTGAAAATCCTTTATCAACCAAGCGGTGTTTCTATGGATAAATTGACTGAAAAATACCGCTCATGA
- a CDS encoding ABC transporter substrate-binding protein has translation MKKWIGLPLIALLLLTACGNTDSQSTEQNEDIDKLKKVTVVLDWTPNTNHTGLYVAKEKGYFEDNGLDVEIIMPGEAGANQLVAAGKAEFGVGYQESLTEARVQDIPIVSIAAVIQHNTSGFASPVEKNITSPKDYEGKAYGGWGAPVEKAVIASLMKQEDADVEKVDIINTGDTDFFTAVERDVDFAWIYYAWTGIEAELRGVELNMQYLADYSDKLDYYTPILITNEALIAEDPDTVRAFVAAASQGYEYSIDNPQEAADVLIKAVPDLDPELVKASQKWLAPKYQDDGSQWGIQEKSVWENYANWMSENELLEGEFEVEKAFTNEFLPKKENE, from the coding sequence ATGAAAAAATGGATAGGATTACCACTAATTGCTTTGCTACTGCTAACTGCCTGTGGGAATACTGACAGCCAAAGCACGGAACAAAATGAAGACATAGACAAGTTAAAGAAAGTAACAGTGGTATTGGATTGGACGCCAAATACAAATCATACAGGATTATATGTAGCAAAAGAAAAAGGGTACTTTGAAGATAACGGACTTGATGTCGAAATTATTATGCCAGGTGAAGCGGGTGCTAACCAGCTAGTAGCTGCAGGTAAGGCTGAATTTGGAGTTGGATATCAGGAATCCTTAACCGAAGCACGAGTGCAAGATATACCAATTGTGTCAATTGCTGCAGTAATTCAACATAATACATCGGGCTTTGCGTCTCCTGTAGAAAAGAATATTACCTCACCAAAAGATTATGAAGGTAAAGCGTATGGAGGATGGGGAGCACCTGTTGAAAAAGCAGTGATTGCCTCTTTAATGAAGCAAGAAGATGCTGATGTAGAGAAAGTAGATATTATTAATACAGGTGATACAGACTTTTTTACAGCTGTAGAAAGAGATGTTGACTTTGCATGGATCTATTATGCGTGGACAGGAATTGAAGCGGAACTTCGCGGAGTGGAATTGAATATGCAGTATCTGGCTGATTACTCTGATAAGCTAGATTACTATACACCTATTTTGATTACGAATGAGGCGTTAATTGCAGAAGATCCTGATACTGTGCGTGCATTTGTAGCAGCAGCTTCACAAGGATATGAATACTCAATTGACAATCCACAAGAAGCGGCGGATGTTTTAATAAAGGCTGTTCCAGATTTAGACCCTGAATTGGTTAAAGCAAGCCAGAAATGGTTAGCGCCAAAGTATCAGGATGATGGATCACAATGGGGTATACAAGAGAAGTCTGTTTGGGAAAACTATGCAAATTGGATGAGCGAAAATGAATTATTAGAAGGCGAGTTTGAAGTTGAAAAAGCCTTTACGAATGAATTTTTACCAAAAAAGGAGAATGAATAG
- a CDS encoding glycosyltransferase, with product MQYVITSTLPKEFAGRTKSLLNRTKNLNEKANIPYTIISTNYNPNYNEVYDHYYKSGYISKEVKLMNVYDYLSKRTYMKDSVAHEKNEFGLMKFEMKKDEIYRYFDNGKYVLYKNYENPNNQLKFIDVMDTGNRKRKSRKEFNHNGICHKEIIYTQGTTNILEEIFYDEDGIAYLNKTYNGSKENKLIRIYYFNSNEVMHFDNEKVFFSYCLSKIIEKDSTVICDARLLDRPLIELKVPNVKKIFVFHNSHLNANDVLDVKLSYQYIIDNYDLLDYIVVLTEQQKEDLRNLIDVEKKVKVIPHSIKLNNIKDVKNNTENKLVSVGRLVEHKQIDHLIEAYQLNRDKLIDFTIEIYGTGDQKQKLEQLINHYQLQEKIMLMGSTNEPEKVFSTAKASFLVSKFEGFGLVIMESINSGCPVVAYDIKYGPRDLISPEINGLVIEQDNIQALSDAMVQVVNMDFKEVTPDNRFSDEHFIDNWSFLDPKKKSNFFSKI from the coding sequence ATGCAATATGTTATAACTTCAACGTTACCCAAAGAATTTGCTGGACGCACAAAATCTTTACTTAACAGAACGAAAAATTTAAATGAGAAAGCTAACATCCCATATACGATTATTTCTACGAATTATAACCCGAATTATAATGAAGTGTATGATCATTATTACAAATCAGGCTATATTTCTAAAGAAGTTAAATTGATGAATGTGTACGATTACTTATCAAAGAGAACATACATGAAAGATTCTGTTGCCCATGAAAAAAATGAGTTTGGATTAATGAAATTTGAAATGAAGAAAGATGAAATTTATCGCTATTTTGATAACGGTAAATATGTCCTTTACAAAAACTATGAAAATCCAAACAATCAATTGAAATTTATTGATGTAATGGATACTGGTAACCGAAAAAGAAAGTCTAGAAAAGAATTTAACCATAATGGAATTTGTCATAAAGAAATTATCTACACTCAGGGAACAACCAATATTCTTGAGGAAATCTTTTATGATGAAGATGGAATAGCCTATCTAAATAAAACTTATAATGGATCTAAAGAAAATAAACTTATTCGTATTTATTATTTTAATAGTAATGAAGTCATGCATTTCGATAATGAGAAAGTTTTTTTCAGCTATTGCTTAAGTAAAATTATTGAAAAAGATTCCACTGTCATTTGTGATGCCCGACTTCTTGATCGTCCTTTAATTGAGTTAAAAGTGCCTAATGTTAAAAAAATATTTGTCTTCCATAACTCTCATTTGAATGCCAATGATGTTCTCGATGTTAAACTATCTTATCAATATATCATTGATAACTATGACCTTTTGGATTACATAGTAGTGTTAACTGAACAGCAAAAAGAAGATTTAAGAAATTTGATTGATGTGGAGAAAAAAGTGAAAGTCATTCCACATTCTATTAAATTAAACAACATAAAAGATGTAAAAAATAACACAGAAAATAAATTAGTATCCGTAGGTCGTCTTGTTGAGCATAAGCAGATTGATCACTTAATAGAAGCTTACCAGCTCAATCGCGACAAATTAATTGACTTCACTATAGAGATTTATGGAACAGGTGATCAAAAGCAAAAGTTAGAGCAGCTTATTAATCACTATCAATTGCAAGAAAAGATCATGCTTATGGGTTCAACAAATGAACCAGAGAAAGTCTTCTCAACAGCGAAAGCATCATTTTTAGTTAGCAAGTTTGAAGGATTTGGCTTAGTAATTATGGAAAGTATAAATAGTGGATGTCCGGTAGTAGCATATGATATAAAATATGGTCCAAGAGATTTAATATCTCCTGAAATAAATGGGTTAGTTATTGAACAAGATAATATACAGGCATTATCAGATGCAATGGTTCAAGTCGTGAACATGGATTTCAAAGAAGTTACACCAGATAATAGATTTAGTGATGAACATTTTATTGATAATTGGAGTTTCTTGGATCCAAAGAAAAAAAGTAATTTTTTCAGTAAAATTTAG
- the galU gene encoding UTP--glucose-1-phosphate uridylyltransferase GalU: protein MQIKKAIIPAAGLGTRFLPATKAMPKEMLPIVDKPTIQYIVEEAIASGIEDIIIVTGKGKRAIEDHFDHAYELEDTLLKKGKMDMLDSIIQTAKVEIHYIRQKQPLGLGHAIWSARNFIGNEPFAVLLGDDIVENEEPCLAQLMAQYDKTGKSIIGVQKVSDDETDRYGIIDPIEANGKLIKVNRFVEKPAAGTAPSNLAIIGRYILTPEIFDFLGEHALGAGGEIQLTDAIQKLNEVQSVYAYEFDGRRFDVGDKFGFLETTIEFALKRPELRTQLLALFEKKLKESYVKRQ from the coding sequence ATGCAAATAAAAAAAGCAATTATTCCTGCTGCAGGTTTAGGTACGCGTTTCCTACCTGCAACAAAAGCAATGCCTAAAGAAATGCTTCCAATCGTCGATAAGCCAACGATTCAATATATAGTAGAAGAAGCGATTGCTTCAGGTATTGAAGATATAATTATTGTGACGGGTAAAGGTAAAAGAGCAATTGAAGACCATTTTGATCATGCATATGAACTAGAAGATACCTTATTAAAAAAAGGTAAGATGGATATGTTAGACTCAATTATTCAAACAGCAAAAGTGGAAATTCATTATATTCGTCAAAAGCAACCCCTAGGATTAGGACATGCTATTTGGTCTGCCCGTAATTTTATTGGAAATGAACCATTTGCTGTGTTATTAGGTGATGATATTGTTGAAAATGAAGAGCCATGTTTAGCGCAATTGATGGCCCAATATGATAAGACAGGGAAGAGTATTATTGGCGTTCAAAAAGTATCAGATGATGAAACAGACCGCTATGGAATTATTGATCCCATAGAAGCTAATGGTAAATTAATTAAGGTAAACCGATTTGTAGAAAAGCCTGCTGCAGGAACTGCACCATCAAATTTAGCTATAATTGGCAGATATATTTTGACACCGGAGATTTTTGATTTTTTAGGTGAACACGCATTAGGTGCGGGCGGAGAAATCCAGTTAACTGATGCGATTCAAAAACTAAATGAAGTTCAATCAGTGTACGCTTACGAGTTTGATGGAAGACGTTTTGATGTGGGAGATAAGTTTGGTTTTCTTGAAACGACAATTGAATTTGCCTTAAAACGACCAGAACTCAGAACGCAGTTATTAGCGTTATTTGAGAAAAAATTAAAGGAATCATACGTAAAAAGACAATAA
- a CDS encoding SDR family oxidoreductase has protein sequence MTTAIVTGASRGIGRAAAIEMSNNKDVDNMVLIATNEAKLGETMGLLNPRVNVRAIVYDFSSQEGIQEMVKEIYDEFGSIDWLLNIAGYTDPKALLDTTLESMVKTYNVNVFSLVAMTKECVKYMKLNDQSKILNVASTAGMSPRPGWLSYASSKSAVISISETLALELSEYNILVYCISPGRAATDLRKTLAPEEDPTTIMQAEDVANLIGDLMKMSEYCLDGQNIVVRKQVKKL, from the coding sequence TTGACAACAGCAATCGTAACAGGTGCTAGCCGTGGAATCGGACGTGCAGCAGCAATTGAAATGTCTAATAATAAAGATGTAGACAATATGGTATTAATCGCAACAAATGAAGCAAAACTTGGAGAAACAATGGGTCTCCTAAACCCAAGAGTTAATGTAAGAGCAATCGTCTATGACTTCTCATCTCAAGAAGGAATCCAAGAAATGGTGAAAGAGATATACGATGAATTTGGATCAATTGACTGGCTTCTTAATATTGCGGGATACACAGATCCCAAAGCTTTGCTCGACACAACGCTCGAAAGTATGGTTAAAACCTATAATGTCAATGTGTTTTCTTTAGTGGCGATGACAAAAGAATGTGTGAAATATATGAAATTAAATGACCAATCAAAAATTTTGAACGTTGCTTCAACAGCTGGAATGTCTCCTCGTCCAGGATGGCTATCGTATGCATCATCAAAATCAGCTGTAATTAGTATTTCTGAAACGCTTGCTCTAGAATTATCGGAGTACAACATTCTTGTTTACTGTATTTCCCCAGGCAGAGCTGCAACTGATTTACGTAAGACACTTGCGCCTGAAGAAGATCCAACAACAATTATGCAAGCTGAAGATGTTGCGAATCTAATAGGTGATCTTATGAAAATGTCCGAATACTGTTTGGATGGTCAAAACATAGTTGTCCGAAAGCAAGTTAAAAAATTATAG
- a CDS encoding IspD/TarI family cytidylyltransferase, protein MISMVLLSSGVGSRMGKNTPKQYLSLGGKPIIIHTLERLSKVKEIDEVIICCTEGYKEFIAELIENHCPTLNYKLVTGGETRQDSTRNGLQACKNDSVMIHEAARPFVKQTEFERLANSESENAIYGIEIPFTVLKGKNKIDGILNREELVNVQLPQKFNRSKLMNAFEHAYSDNKMFTEDASLFYEYNKNDEITILKGTEFNTKITYPIDLVIGETIYKEYVIGSETD, encoded by the coding sequence ATGATATCAATGGTTCTTTTATCAAGTGGAGTAGGGTCTAGAATGGGGAAAAACACACCTAAACAATATTTGAGTTTGGGTGGAAAACCGATTATTATCCATACGTTAGAACGTCTTTCTAAAGTTAAGGAAATTGATGAAGTAATAATTTGTTGTACGGAAGGATATAAAGAGTTTATAGCAGAACTTATTGAAAATCATTGTCCTACGCTGAATTATAAGTTAGTCACAGGCGGTGAAACCCGTCAAGATTCGACGCGAAATGGATTACAAGCATGTAAAAATGATAGCGTCATGATACATGAGGCAGCAAGACCATTTGTGAAACAAACGGAATTTGAACGACTTGCTAATAGTGAAAGTGAAAATGCAATATATGGAATTGAGATCCCTTTTACCGTATTAAAAGGGAAAAACAAAATTGATGGAATATTAAATAGAGAAGAACTAGTTAACGTTCAGTTACCTCAGAAATTTAATCGAAGTAAGTTAATGAATGCTTTTGAACATGCATACTCAGATAATAAAATGTTTACAGAAGATGCTAGCTTATTTTATGAGTATAATAAAAATGATGAAATCACTATTTTAAAGGGTACTGAATTTAATACTAAAATAACATACCCTATAGACTTAGTTATTGGTGAAACGATTTACAAAGAATATGTAATTGGGAGTGAAACAGATTGA
- a CDS encoding CDP-glycerol glycerophosphotransferase family protein, which yields MYEPNDLIKQSSFPMKIVNFKWERVQLFITLSIPKKDIQDLEYYLYHPITEKKVYFSHIEYVGDLIELRINMMNSWEDHSPVPSGRWLLFAQKRGSDTINIATTCPSLIDFETVERDKNMNHFHKVFSASKTQFYSVRPIANDENAVLYISIHFKRIIQKTKREIAREKRRKKRREQILEVRKQVFSAIYTLSKKMIGITENRILFTSDSRAVLGGNMEFVYNRMIDRDLKKDFDIKMLFKKNITDRRNFLDKLKLPYYLATSKTILVDDFHPLLYNLDFDKSQNIIQLWHASGPFKTVGYSRIGKPGGPSINGKSHKIYTSAIVGSEHSTPFYAEAFGMHEEDVYPTGIPRIDSFFDEGYKASIRNQMYEEFPQMKTADKVILFAPTFRGSGPKTAYYPMHQIDFDKLAKYAKENNAVVVFKLHPFVRDNVVIPDHYKDLFLDAFKYREINDLLLVSDLLITDYSSVVFEYSLLNKPMIFYGFDVYDYISSRDFYEGFGNFVPGKIVRTFNELMNAIEKEDYDIEKIAVFRDKYFKYQDANSSDRVIDWLILDNFPKEISRGQKQKLLNDNKKE from the coding sequence TTGTACGAACCTAATGATTTAATTAAACAATCTTCATTTCCCATGAAGATTGTTAATTTTAAATGGGAACGGGTCCAGCTATTTATTACTTTATCTATTCCCAAAAAAGATATTCAAGATTTGGAGTATTACTTATATCATCCTATAACGGAAAAAAAAGTTTATTTTTCGCATATTGAATATGTCGGAGACCTAATTGAGTTGCGAATAAACATGATGAATTCTTGGGAAGACCATTCGCCCGTACCTTCTGGTAGATGGCTGCTTTTCGCTCAAAAAAGAGGGTCAGATACCATTAATATTGCGACAACATGTCCATCACTTATTGATTTCGAAACTGTAGAACGTGATAAAAATATGAACCATTTTCACAAGGTATTCAGTGCATCAAAAACACAATTTTATAGTGTCCGCCCGATTGCAAATGATGAAAATGCAGTACTTTATATCTCCATCCATTTTAAAAGAATTATACAAAAAACAAAGCGAGAGATTGCACGTGAAAAACGCAGAAAGAAAAGAAGAGAACAAATTCTAGAAGTACGTAAACAAGTGTTTTCCGCAATTTACACACTTTCAAAGAAGATGATTGGGATCACAGAAAATAGAATTCTGTTTACTTCTGACTCTCGTGCTGTTCTAGGTGGTAATATGGAGTTTGTCTACAATAGAATGATTGATCGTGATTTGAAGAAAGATTTCGACATAAAAATGCTTTTCAAAAAAAACATAACGGATAGACGTAACTTTTTAGATAAATTAAAGCTTCCGTATTATCTTGCAACCTCTAAAACAATTCTTGTAGATGATTTCCATCCATTATTATACAATCTTGATTTCGATAAAAGCCAAAATATTATTCAATTATGGCATGCATCAGGTCCTTTTAAAACGGTTGGCTATTCAAGAATAGGAAAGCCTGGTGGCCCTTCAATTAATGGGAAATCCCATAAAATTTATACGAGTGCTATTGTAGGTTCAGAACACTCAACGCCATTTTATGCAGAAGCTTTTGGAATGCATGAAGAAGATGTCTATCCAACAGGTATACCAAGGATTGATTCTTTCTTTGATGAAGGATATAAAGCATCTATTCGTAATCAGATGTATGAAGAATTTCCTCAAATGAAAACAGCGGATAAAGTTATTCTATTTGCCCCGACTTTTAGGGGAAGCGGTCCAAAAACGGCTTACTACCCAATGCATCAAATCGATTTTGATAAGCTTGCAAAGTACGCAAAAGAAAACAATGCAGTGGTAGTATTCAAATTACATCCATTTGTACGTGATAATGTTGTAATTCCAGATCATTATAAAGACCTATTCTTGGATGCATTTAAATATAGAGAAATTAATGATCTTTTACTCGTTTCAGATTTACTTATTACTGATTATTCATCAGTTGTCTTCGAATATTCATTGTTAAATAAGCCGATGATTTTCTATGGGTTTGATGTCTATGATTATATTTCAAGTAGGGATTTTTATGAAGGATTCGGGAACTTTGTACCGGGCAAAATCGTTAGAACATTTAATGAGTTAATGAATGCGATTGAGAAAGAAGATTATGATATCGAGAAGATTGCGGTATTTAGGGATAAATACTTTAAGTATCAAGATGCAAATTCTTCAGATAGAGTAATCGATTGGCTCATATTAGACAATTTTCCAAAAGAAATTTCTCGTGGACAAAAACAAAAATTATTGAACGATAATAAGAAGGAGTGA
- a CDS encoding CDP-glycerol glycerophosphotransferase family protein yields the protein MQKSNLKLLLTKILKIVAIITYQTICLLIPVKLNRVVFVTPRHDVLKDNLYYLYEEMRKTKPELEYIVLTQRIYNGKIAPLNFIRHMSKVYYYLATSRLFIIDDYYLPLYLIKVRKKTEVIQLWHASGPLKKVGLSLIGLPGGPSKEYLRTVPVHSNYDKVIVNADIEIDIYAQAFGMPKEHIEVLGSPRTDVLFRNVQDTTKKDNFIKEHPEFINKELILYAPTYRGKSNDSNHYIPRFDMEKLVTLLLDKNKVLLVNLHPYMIENEDLIASTDKKAVFWNRKEYTIEDLLMISDALISDYSSVIYDFAILEKPIALYCFDYEEYDILRGFYIDFKELLPTSFFLEEEDLVNWIVSAEKNINEVIEMKVKNFKYHDGQSSRRIIHSLFN from the coding sequence ATGCAAAAAAGTAACCTAAAACTACTTTTAACCAAAATCTTGAAAATTGTAGCAATTATTACTTATCAAACTATTTGCTTATTGATTCCAGTAAAGTTAAACCGTGTCGTATTTGTAACTCCACGACATGACGTTTTAAAGGATAATTTATATTATTTATATGAAGAGATGAGAAAGACCAAGCCGGAACTGGAGTATATTGTTTTAACACAGAGGATATACAACGGAAAAATAGCACCGTTGAACTTTATAAGGCATATGTCAAAAGTTTATTATTATTTGGCTACATCTCGTCTATTTATTATCGATGATTACTATCTTCCTTTATATTTGATTAAAGTAAGAAAAAAAACTGAAGTTATCCAACTCTGGCATGCTTCAGGACCGTTAAAGAAAGTAGGACTTAGCTTAATAGGTTTACCTGGGGGACCATCTAAGGAGTATTTAAGAACGGTTCCAGTTCACAGTAATTATGATAAAGTAATCGTAAATGCAGATATTGAAATCGATATTTATGCTCAAGCTTTTGGTATGCCAAAAGAACATATAGAAGTGTTAGGCTCACCTAGGACAGATGTGCTTTTTAGAAATGTTCAGGATACAACGAAAAAAGATAATTTCATTAAAGAACATCCCGAATTTATAAACAAAGAACTAATACTTTATGCACCAACATATAGAGGGAAAAGTAATGATTCAAATCATTATATACCTAGATTTGATATGGAAAAATTAGTTACTCTTCTATTAGATAAGAACAAAGTATTACTAGTCAATCTACATCCTTATATGATTGAAAATGAAGATTTGATTGCTAGCACAGATAAAAAAGCAGTTTTCTGGAATAGAAAAGAATACACGATAGAAGACTTACTTATGATATCAGATGCTCTTATTTCAGATTATTCGTCTGTAATTTATGATTTTGCTATTTTAGAAAAACCTATTGCATTATATTGTTTTGATTATGAAGAATATGATATTTTAAGAGGCTTCTATATTGATTTTAAGGAATTGCTACCTACTTCTTTTTTCTTAGAAGAAGAAGATCTGGTAAATTGGATAGTATCTGCAGAAAAAAATATTAATGAAGTAATTGAAATGAAAGTGAAGAATTTTAAATACCATGACGGACAATCATCAAGAAGAATTATTCACTCTCTATTTAATTAG